In Sulfolobales archaeon, the DNA window TCTAGGATTTCCCTAGGATCTCTCTCCTCGATCTCAACAGCCTCCCCAGCGAGTGTGTATGGGGAGAATTTATATGTCTCTGCAGCAACGTAGAAGGGAACCCCATATACCTTGGCTGCGAGAGCCACTTGTGATGTCCCGATCTTATTTATGAGGGCTCCGTTCGAGGCAATAGCGTCTGCACCCACTAGCACGAGATCGGCTTTTCTCATTACATATGCTACTGCGGAATCTGTTATAAGGGTTGTTGGGATACCCCTCGAAGCTAGATCTCTAGCTGTTATATACCCCTGATACCTAGGTCTGGTCTCTGTTGCATATACCCTGAATCTCTTACCATCCCCCCATGCCCTAGATAATATAGATGTTACTGCGGATGAGTTGCAGTGAGTCATGATCACCATCCCATCTTCAATCATCTTAGACCCTATCTCCCCTATCAACTCTAACGCCCTCTCGGAGTACTCCTTAAACTCTATGGCAGCCCTCACAACAGCTTCTATAGCCTCCTCAACACTTCTATATCTCCTCCTAGTGGCTTTCATAACATATGATATAGCGTTTGGGAGGGACACGGCTGTGGGTCTTGTAGATAATAGGATCTTAGAGATCTTCTCCATGTATTTGACAAAGCCATCTAGATCTCCTCTATAGCTTTTAGCAGCTATCATCAGAGCATCTGCAGCAGCCCTAGCTATCCTCCCAGCACCCCTTATCCTCATGCTCTTGATATCATCCGCTATTCTAATAACCTCCTCGGGGATCATGTTCTTCTCAACCTCTCCAATATCAAGGATCTAGCCTCTCTATAGAGATCCTCAACCCTTCTAACCCTAGGAGGCCAGGATCCAAATGTCTCTCTAACCACATATGGAATAGCTGGAGGCGATATAAGCCCCTTCTCAGTTATTATAGCATCTATATATTCAGCTGGTATTGCTTCGAAGAGAGGTGCGTAGGTCTTCACACCCATAGATATGAGATCCTGTGGAACATCCTGGATCTCTATCTCAGGAGAATCCACAAGCTCTCCAAAGAAAGTCTCGGGAACAATTTTATAGCTACCAGATACAACAAATAACCTCACCCTAGCCTCTTTAGCTGCTATAGCTAGAAGAGCCGTTCCTATCTTATTTATAATAGCTCCATTAGCCGCTATAGCTTCAGCCCCTATAACAACCCTTGAAGCCCTCTTTATAAAGCTCCTTATAGCGGAATCCACTATAAGCGTCACACCAACCCCCAGACCCCTTAGAGCCCTAGCCATCTCAACACCCTCGCCAAAGGGTCTCGACTCTGCTACAATAGCCCTCACCCTAGCTCCCCTAGCAACTAGGTTCTGAAAGACCTTGAGCACCGTCCCGCTATAGGATATGGTGAATATCACCTCATCATCCTGGATTCTTCTAGCTGCTATCGATGCAGCCTGGGTCGTCATATTCTCCACATTCTCAAACACCCTCGAGATCTTCGATGAGATATTGTTAACAGCCTCAGAAACACTGTTTACACCGCTTAACAGGAATTCCTGCAATATATCTCTCGAAGCATTTATTAGTAAAGCTGAATAGGGCCTTGCTGAGCAGGCCTCATAGAGATAATCGATAGCAGCTAAAAGATCTTCCCAGCTCCTAGAGGAATTGATTCTTCTGAGAAACTCTTCTAAAATGCTCTTAGCGGCCTCCGTAGCCCCATAGACCTTCCAAAACTCTACTAGCTTCCCACACATCTCTACATACCCTCACCACTTATTACAACATATCTAGCTATACAGTGGATTTTTCTAATCCCAGTTCTTATTATCCCTTCACAGCTTATCAAACATAGTATCCCCAAAACATTGATCCTACATCTATTGCATCGAAAACCTGTCTAGGAGCGTTAACCTCCTCCCCGCTCTAAGATTTGATGCTTTCAATTATAAAGCTCGGGGCTCCAGCGGATCTCGCCTCTAGAGGGCTGGGGAGGGTCATATGCTATCTCTAAGCTGTGATGCCATCTAGAAGATCTTTATAGTTCGTTGATTATCTGGAGAAGATCTCTGGTATATCTTGCTATATATGCCATATATGCCTCTAGATCCTTTAATGTTCTCTCGAGAAAGACTGTGGAGTTTGTTTTAAGCCCTCTAGCTAGATCTTCTCTCATATTGCTTAGATTCGTATAGATCACTTCTAGGTGGGGCTGTATATATATGCATAACCTAACCCCATTGGGGGATGAGAATACCTTTGATTTCAACATGGCTAGGAAGCTCTCAACCGCTTTTAGAGCATCTGTAGGTGTTAATCTCGATATATTTCTATATTTTGATGCCTCCTGAGAGATCTCTAAGAGATCTTTCGAGAATCTCTTTAGATCCTCGACAACAGACCCAAAGAGGTTTTTAGCCCTCTCATGCTCCCCTCTTGAGATGAAGTCTCTCAATAGATATATAGGTTTGAAGCATCCCAGCCTCGCCAGTGTATCCATCTTTGAAGTAACGATCTTCTCTGCCTCCAAAGCAGAGACCTCAACCATTTAAAATATATCTATCTAGGGTATTAACATGGTGTCTCAGCTTATCAAGGGTAGCCCATTTATGCCTTATAAAGGGGCTTATAAGCTTTAAATCCTCCTCCCCTGCCTTGGAAACCCACTCCCTAGTCCTGGGGTCCGAGGGGTAGCCCGAGCCGAAGTCCCCTACGAGGCTCTTTATCCTCTCTATATGCCAGTCTCTAAGCACCTTAGCAACTATGCTTGCAGCACCAACCACATGGTATCTAGCGTCCGCCCCATGCTCAGCTACAATGTCTGGGCATATCGAATATAGATTCGAGATCCTCTCCAGCGGTGCAAAGAGATCTATATATGTTTTTGGGCAGAAGCCCAGGATCCTCGATATTGATGATAAAATCCTCTCTATAGCCTTGATTTCAATGATATTTATATTATCACTATCTAGATCCTTAGGAGCTAGTATAACAACCATTGTGGCTAGCGAATTCTCTATTATAAGGGGTGCTAGCCTCTCCCTAGCAGATCTGCTTAGCCTCTTACTATCCCTAACACCGGCTTTGATTAGTTCTTCAAGGGATTCTTTGCTGAGGACTACCGCTGCTATCACCATAGGCCCTATAAGAGGGCCTCTCCCAGCCTCATCAATACCAGCTATTACCTCGCTCCTATCTATGCTAGCTCTGGCTAATTATTTCACCAGTATTTATAAATCCTCTAGAGGGATTTTAATAAGGGGGTATTTATAGTTGATTGCATCTAAACCTGAAGTGAGGATAGAGAACATAGTTGCAACTGTTATATTTGAGCATCAACTAGATCTAGACCTTATTGAGCAGGGTGTTTCAAATATAGAGTATAACCCAGACCAGTTTCCAGGATTGATCCTAAGGCTTGATAGCCCCAAGGTCACAGCACTGATCTTTAGATCTGGGAAGATGGTTGTTACAGGCGCTAAAAAGACCTCTGATCTTATAAAGGCTGTTAAGAAGATCCTTAGGATGTTTATTAAAAGCGGTGTAACAATCTCTGGAAAGCCGAGGATACAGATCCAGAATATAGTTGCATCAGCAAACCTAGGTATGGAGGTTCTCCTAGAGAAGGCTGCGTATCTCCTTGAGAACACCATGTACGAGCCTGAGCAATTCCCAGGATTGATCTACAGGCTAACGGATCCGAAGGTGGTTCTACTAATCTTCTCATCAGGCAAGATGGTGATAACAGGTGCTAAAAGCGAGGAGGAGGTTGAGAAGGCTGTTAACTATACATACAAAACACTTCTAGACCTCAACTGCCTAAAGAAGATCGAGAGGAGCGAGGAGGAGCTGGAGAAAGAGATAGAGCTTGAGGAGATCTAGGTTATCAGTGGATAGATAGGTTGAAGCTAGACGCACTAGTAGAAAAGCTATCAACACTCACCACTAACTCCGAGGAGCTTTTATTCGCTATCGAGGAGGCAAGTATCTTAGGGATGAACCACCTATATATATCAATCAGAAGAGGGGTTGCAAGAGCGATACTAGCACTCCATATAGACCCCTTCAACAGGGATTTGATAAGCCTAATAGCTATGATCCCAGTTGGATGTGGAGAGAGATCCCCAAGCCTTGAGGAAGCTAATAAGCTGGCAAAGAGCCTTGAAGGGCTTATAATGGTTGTAGGTGAATGCGGATATGTACTCTCGGGATATGACGGATCAAAGGATATAGCTGAATTTCTATCCAACATATTTTCAAAGATCCCCGGCGACTCTCCCGATGATAAAATCCTTATCGAGGGATACTCATACGATCTTTTCTCCGAATACCAAGAAGACATGCCTGGATATCTTAGCTAAGAGCATAGCCTTCTCAGCAAATATAGATGTTTTATTAATTAGAGAACTGGCTGAATGTCTACATCTTGTAGCATTTAAATACCGCATCAATAAGCCGATAGCATGAAGTTATAGATATCCGCAGACAATCCTAAGGAATTTCATGACTTATTTATTATATGTTAAATTTAACTAAGCTAGCTTCTCTAGCTTTAGAAGGGCAGGGCTTTTTGCTGCAAGTGATTTCAAGCTATAGCTTTTGCTCTCTATAAAGCTAGATCTATTCTTTTAAGAGCTTAAGCATATGAGATAATGAGGTGGATTAGCTGCAGAGGCTTGCAACACCCGTGATTGTGGATACAAGCACCCCTCCTATATGTATCAGCTGCAAGAAAACCGTGGCTCCCTATGAGAAGGGGGTCTCCTTTAACTGCCCAAACTGTGGTAAGGTGGTTATATGGAGATGCTATAGATGTAGGATCCAGGGTATACCATATAGATGCCCTAACTGTAATTTCGAGGGGCCATAGGTGGTTCTAATGGCAGATGTTATAGCCTTGGTTAAAGTCTATCCTTCTGAGGATATAACCGACATGGATACCCTTGCTAGGAGGATTGAGGAGAGCCTGCCAAATATATATAGGGTGGTGATGAGGGAGACTATAGAGATCGCCTATGGATATAAGGCACTTATACTCCACATAAGATTCCCAGAGAATACAGAGGGGGGTACTGAAGAGCTTGAAACAAGGATCGCTGGTGTTGATGGTGTGAGCAGCGTTGAAGTAGAGGCTGTTACAAGAGCCCTCTAAAGCATATATTTATAAAAACATGGAATTCTGATTTCTACTTCACATCGCCAAATACTTCCTCGTATTTCTCCTGTGGAAGTATAACCCTCGCTCCCCTTGAGGCCTCGTGTCTCTTCTTCTTCTCCCTCTCTTTCTGCTTCTTCTTCCACTTATAGTGATGAGTCCCCTTCAGACCTCTACTGCTTAGAAGTCCCCTCATCCTCCTGCCAGCCATTGTCTTACCTCTGAATACCCTGCCTCTCTGGGATGGATGTGTGATCCAGTTTATATCTGGATCGCTTTTGATTGTAGGTAGATTAGGATCTACAAGGATTACCTCGTACCACTTATACTCGCCATCCTCACCCACATAATAGCTTCCCAGAACCTCTAGACCCCTATATTTCCTCGCAGCAGTTTCTTCAGCTATTAGCTGGAGGCTCTTCTCAGGTGAGTAGCCATAGACACCCATCCTCTTCGGCCTTCTACCCTTATTAGGCCTTGGCCTCTCTCTACCGCCTTTAGAGACTCTAACCCTAACCACTATGAAGCCTTGCTTAGCCTTATACCCAATACTTCTAGCTCTATCAAGCCTTGTAGGCTTATCAATCCTAACAACAACGGGTTCTCTCCTCCACTCAATAAGCCTTGCCTTGTTTATCTCTCCTATCTCCCCATCATATGGTCTCTTCCAAGCCTGTGATATATAGTGGTACATAGACCTTGCCATCGAAGCTCTCCACCAGCTTACGCTATACTATATAGCTCTATGAAGACTTATATCTTTAACACCATATGATCGATGCTTAGATAATTGGAGAAATATCTGATCTATCGCCGCGTGGGTTTCTCATCACATATCAGGACTTAAAACCACGCTCATCCAAATGCTATGCTTCTCCGGAGTATAAAAGCTTATGAGAACTCGATATATGATCCAGGAGTTATGATCTAAACCAGCTTTAGATAGCTAGCACCCATATAGAGTTATAACTAAGAGCCTTGTCCCTAGGGAGAGGTAGATCAGCTTCTCTAAACAACATAGAATCAGATCTTCTT includes these proteins:
- a CDS encoding ribose 1,5-bisphosphate isomerase — its product is MIPEEVIRIADDIKSMRIRGAGRIARAAADALMIAAKSYRGDLDGFVKYMEKISKILLSTRPTAVSLPNAISYVMKATRRRYRSVEEAIEAVVRAAIEFKEYSERALELIGEIGSKMIEDGMVIMTHCNSSAVTSILSRAWGDGKRFRVYATETRPRYQGYITARDLASRGIPTTLITDSAVAYVMRKADLVLVGADAIASNGALINKIGTSQVALAAKVYGVPFYVAAETYKFSPYTLAGEAVEIEERDPREIL
- a CDS encoding translation initiation factor eIF-2B, which produces MCGKLVEFWKVYGATEAAKSILEEFLRRINSSRSWEDLLAAIDYLYEACSARPYSALLINASRDILQEFLLSGVNSVSEAVNNISSKISRVFENVENMTTQAASIAARRIQDDEVIFTISYSGTVLKVFQNLVARGARVRAIVAESRPFGEGVEMARALRGLGVGVTLIVDSAIRSFIKRASRVVIGAEAIAANGAIINKIGTALLAIAAKEARVRLFVVSGSYKIVPETFFGELVDSPEIEIQDVPQDLISMGVKTYAPLFEAIPAEYIDAIITEKGLISPPAIPYVVRETFGSWPPRVRRVEDLYREARSLILERLRRT
- the rnhB gene encoding ribonuclease HII; its protein translation is MDRSEVIAGIDEAGRGPLIGPMVIAAVVLSKESLEELIKAGVRDSKRLSRSARERLAPLIIENSLATMVVILAPKDLDSDNINIIEIKAIERILSSISRILGFCPKTYIDLFAPLERISNLYSICPDIVAEHGADARYHVVGAASIVAKVLRDWHIERIKSLVGDFGSGYPSDPRTREWVSKAGEEDLKLISPFIRHKWATLDKLRHHVNTLDRYILNG
- a CDS encoding TATA-box-binding protein; amino-acid sequence: MIASKPEVRIENIVATVIFEHQLDLDLIEQGVSNIEYNPDQFPGLILRLDSPKVTALIFRSGKMVVTGAKKTSDLIKAVKKILRMFIKSGVTISGKPRIQIQNIVASANLGMEVLLEKAAYLLENTMYEPEQFPGLIYRLTDPKVVLLIFSSGKMVITGAKSEEEVEKAVNYTYKTLLDLNCLKKIERSEEELEKEIELEEI
- a CDS encoding zinc finger domain-containing protein — its product is MIVDTSTPPICISCKKTVAPYEKGVSFNCPNCGKVVIWRCYRCRIQGIPYRCPNCNFEGP
- a CDS encoding elongation factor 1-beta, with the protein product MADVIALVKVYPSEDITDMDTLARRIEESLPNIYRVVMRETIEIAYGYKALILHIRFPENTEGGTEELETRIAGVDGVSSVEVEAVTRAL
- a CDS encoding 50S ribosomal protein L15e, with protein sequence MARSMYHYISQAWKRPYDGEIGEINKARLIEWRREPVVVRIDKPTRLDRARSIGYKAKQGFIVVRVRVSKGGRERPRPNKGRRPKRMGVYGYSPEKSLQLIAEETAARKYRGLEVLGSYYVGEDGEYKWYEVILVDPNLPTIKSDPDINWITHPSQRGRVFRGKTMAGRRMRGLLSSRGLKGTHHYKWKKKQKEREKKKRHEASRGARVILPQEKYEEVFGDVK